From Bacillus pumilus, one genomic window encodes:
- a CDS encoding L-ribulose-5-phosphate 4-epimerase has protein sequence MLERLKEEVFEANLDLPKYGLVKFTWGNVSACDRDSGLFVIKPSGIAYDQLSAKDMVVVDFDGEVVEGEFSPSSDTATHAVLYKHFEEIGGISHSHSMWATVWAQAGLDLQAMGTTHADTFYGAVPCARFLTEEEVNRGYEVETGRLIIETFEERNLDVMAVPGVLLQGHGPFTWGKDAKSAVTNSVILDEVAKMNLFAKQLNEYAEPLPQRILDKHYLRKHGEHAYYGQKPSR, from the coding sequence ATGCTAGAGCGCTTAAAAGAAGAAGTATTTGAAGCAAATTTAGATTTGCCGAAATACGGACTTGTGAAATTCACATGGGGCAATGTCAGTGCGTGTGATCGTGACAGCGGTCTATTTGTTATTAAGCCGAGCGGTATAGCGTATGACCAATTATCAGCAAAAGACATGGTTGTGGTCGACTTTGACGGTGAAGTAGTGGAAGGGGAATTCAGTCCTTCATCAGATACAGCAACACATGCTGTTCTTTACAAACACTTTGAGGAAATTGGCGGTATATCGCATAGCCATTCCATGTGGGCAACCGTTTGGGCGCAGGCAGGTCTTGATTTACAGGCAATGGGCACAACACATGCCGATACATTTTACGGCGCTGTTCCGTGTGCTCGATTTCTGACAGAAGAAGAAGTCAACCGCGGTTATGAGGTAGAAACGGGCCGGCTGATCATCGAAACGTTTGAGGAAAGAAACCTAGATGTGATGGCGGTGCCGGGTGTATTGCTTCAAGGTCACGGCCCATTCACGTGGGGAAAAGATGCAAAAAGTGCGGTCACAAACAGTGTGATTTTAGATGAAGTCGCCAAAATGAATCTGTTCGCAAAGCAATTAAACGAATACGCGGAGCCTCTCCCGCAACGAATTTTAGATAAACATTACTTAAGAAAACACGGAGAACATGCGTATTACGGACAAAAACCTTCAAGATAA
- a CDS encoding xylulokinase yields the protein MDHEETTKALKEGRTSLGIEFGSTRIKAILIDEVFQPIAQGTFEWESSLQEGIWTYNLIDIITGLQVAYREMKEQVEQRYGVTIQTIGSIGVSAMMHGYVACDHTGEVLVPFRTWRNATTIEASQKLTDVFQFHIPERWSIAHLYQAILEEEKHLSRLEYMTTLSGYIHWLLTGKQAIGIGDASGMFPIDEQTKDYNEVMLHQFEDLIVEKGYPWKLRHLLPRVYLAGEEAGVLTAAGAAILDQGKHLKPGIPFCPPEGDAGTGMVATNSVEKRTGNISVGTSVFAMIVLEQELKGVYPEVDMVTTPDGLPVAMVHANNCTSDLNAWMNIFREAFEALGMQVASEKVYEALLQQALEADRDGGGLLSYGYYSGENITRLPEGRPLFVRSAESRFNLANFMRTHLFSAFGAMKIGMDRLKEHEQVVIDRLLGHGGLFKTPLVGQKMVAAALDTPVSVVSTAGEGGAFGMAVLASYMVHHQKQTLAEFLTHQVFAHTSEELIEPDPLDVKGFDEFLKRYQEGLAIEEAAVAHLMPKKGVTTVC from the coding sequence ATGGATCATGAAGAGACGACCAAAGCCTTAAAAGAAGGACGGACATCTTTAGGGATTGAATTTGGTTCAACACGAATTAAAGCCATTTTAATAGATGAAGTGTTTCAGCCAATTGCTCAAGGTACATTTGAATGGGAAAGTTCTCTCCAGGAAGGAATTTGGACGTACAACTTAATTGATATCATTACAGGTCTTCAAGTGGCGTACCGGGAGATGAAAGAGCAAGTCGAGCAAAGGTATGGCGTGACCATTCAAACCATTGGCTCAATTGGAGTATCAGCCATGATGCATGGCTATGTGGCATGTGACCATACAGGAGAGGTCCTCGTTCCGTTCCGCACATGGCGGAATGCAACAACCATTGAGGCGAGTCAAAAACTGACGGATGTCTTCCAATTTCATATTCCAGAAAGATGGAGCATTGCCCATTTGTATCAAGCGATATTAGAGGAGGAAAAACATCTTTCCCGTTTAGAATATATGACCACCCTATCAGGTTACATTCACTGGCTGTTAACCGGAAAGCAGGCCATTGGCATTGGGGATGCGTCAGGCATGTTTCCAATTGATGAACAAACGAAGGACTACAATGAAGTAATGCTCCATCAATTTGAAGACTTGATCGTAGAAAAAGGCTACCCGTGGAAGCTGCGTCACCTTCTGCCGCGTGTTTATTTAGCAGGCGAGGAGGCTGGCGTGTTAACGGCAGCAGGAGCAGCCATTTTAGATCAAGGCAAACACTTGAAGCCAGGCATTCCATTTTGTCCCCCGGAAGGTGACGCCGGAACGGGAATGGTGGCAACAAACAGTGTAGAAAAACGGACAGGGAACATTTCAGTTGGGACATCTGTTTTTGCCATGATTGTGCTAGAGCAGGAGCTAAAGGGTGTGTATCCAGAAGTGGATATGGTCACAACGCCAGACGGACTGCCAGTCGCAATGGTTCATGCGAACAACTGTACAAGTGACTTAAATGCTTGGATGAATATATTCAGAGAGGCATTTGAAGCATTGGGTATGCAAGTGGCGTCAGAAAAGGTATACGAAGCCTTATTGCAGCAGGCGTTAGAAGCAGATCGAGATGGCGGCGGACTCTTAAGCTATGGCTATTATTCTGGTGAAAATATTACAAGATTGCCAGAAGGAAGGCCTCTTTTTGTCAGATCAGCTGAAAGCCGCTTTAATCTGGCTAATTTCATGCGTACCCATCTTTTTTCTGCTTTTGGTGCAATGAAAATAGGGATGGATCGTTTAAAAGAACATGAACAGGTTGTGATTGATCGGTTACTAGGGCATGGGGGGTTATTTAAAACCCCGCTCGTTGGTCAAAAAATGGTGGCCGCAGCGCTTGATACACCTGTATCAGTCGTTTCCACTGCGGGAGAAGGCGGTGCGTTTGGGATGGCTGTCCTTGCTTCCTATATGGTCCATCATCAAAAGCAAACATTGGCTGAATTTCTCACGCATCAAGTGTTTGCCCATACATCAGAAGAGCTCATAGAACCCGACCCGCTTGATGTCAAAGGCTTTGACGAATTTTTAAAGCGCTATCAAGAGGGCCTTGCGATTGAAGAAGCGGCAGTAGCACATCTGATGCCAAAGAAAGGAGTGACAACCGTATGCTAG